The genomic region CTGCCGCCTGGCAGCGCTCCGCGTGATGGCGCCTGAGGACGGCACCACTGCACAGCAAATCCCACCAAGCATGAGGAGTTGGTACGCATGACACGCAGCACCGTAGTTCCCAGCCGCACCCAGGCGCGCCCGCAGACCCCGGAAGCATCGGACGGCTTCGACCTGGACGTCTCGCTCGTCGAGATCGCCGACCCGGCAGGCCTGGTCAACCTGACCGACGACAACTGCGGCACCACCTGCGGCGCCTGTACCACCAACGTCGCCTGACCCGGACCTCAGGTCACCCCGGTCTGGTGTCGTCGCGCCCCCGTGCGGCGACACCAGCCGCTCATCCCCTCGCCCTACGGAGGTAGTGGTGGTTACTCAGCCTGCGTTCCGAACCGGCTCTACCGCTCTCGTGCGCGCCGTGGCCCGGCCGTCGCTGCTGGTTCCTCCGCTCCCTGACCTCAGTGATCGCTCGCCCAGCGGTTCGGCGGAGTGTGCGGCGTGGCTGCGCGCGGTCTGGGCGAACGAGGACGCTGCCGAGGCGCTGCAACACTCCAGCACGGTCCTGTCCGCGCAAGTTCGGGCCCTGTGCAAGGCCGAGCGACCTCCCCAGCGGGACGTCCGGCGCGCAGGTCAGTCCGTAGCCCGCTACCTGCTGCGGGCCCAGCACCGGGCAACGCCCTTCGGCCTGTTCGCCGGTGTGACCACTACGGCGTTCGGACCGCAGGCGCGTGCAGGCTGGGGCACGGAGCACGTGGCCGTCGGCCGTGCGGGGGCAGAGTGGTTGGCCGCCGTGGTCGAGCGGTTGGAGTCGTGCCCGGACCTTCTCGAACGGCTGCCCGTCGTCCTCAACAACACCGTGACGAGCCGGGGAGACCGGCTTGTCGTGCCCTTCCAGTCCGAGGCCCAGGACCGTGGAACCCGTGCGGTCGAGGCGTCCCTGGCCTTGACCGAACCATTGCGCGCGGTCCTCGCCGCGACGCGGGCGCCGATGCGCGTCGGCGCGCTTGCTGACAAGCTTCGAGCGGAGTTCCCCGCAGCCGAGCCGGAGAAGGTGCGTCGTCTACTGGGGGAGCTGATCCGGCGGCGGGTGCTGATCACGAGCCTGCACGCACCGAGCACCGAGACCGACGCCCTCGGGTATCTGCTCGACCAGCTCGACGCGATCGACGCCGGAACCCTCACCCCCGTCGCGGAGACGGTGCGCGAACTGCGCGCAGTCCGGGCAGGCCTGAAGGCGTGCTCCACACGCGGCGGCCGGGACCGCGTCGCGGCACAGATGCGAGCCCTCGTACCCGGCCTGCGCCGCCACCCCGTCGCGCTCGATCTGCGCCTGGACGCGCAGATTGTTCTGCCGGACGAGGTAGCCCGCGAGATCGAGCGTGCCGCCCTCATCCTGACCCGGCTGACCACCCGCCCGTACGGGACCGCCGCGTGGGGCGAGTACCACCAGTGGTTCTACGAGCGATACGGCATCGGCACGATGGTGCCGCTCCGGGAGGTCCTTGCGGACAGTGGCACCGGCTATCCCGACGGCTACCCAGGCACTCCGGCCAGCCCGCCTCGGCCTCGCGTCTCCGCTCGGGACGACGCCCTCGTACGGCTGGCGCAAGCCGCCGCGCTCGACGGCCGCGAAGAGGTGGTCCTCTCCGACGAACTGGTTGCGGCCCTGGCTGTCGGGCCCGACGAGCCTCGGGTGCCGCCGCACTTGGAGGTGGGACTGCGGGTGTACGCGGTCGGCCTGGAGGAGTTGCAGCGCGGGGAGTTCCGGTTGGAGGTCGTGAGCGTGTCCCGTGGTGCCGGTGTCTCCACGGGCCGGTTCCTCAGTGTGCTGGCTCCCGGCGACCGCGAGGCTCTGGCGGCGGAGTTGGCCGATCTTCCGGTCGCCGACAGCGACACCGTCCCCGCGCAGCTCTCTTTCCCGCCCATGCTCCCCGAGAGTGCTCACGTCACCCGCGCCCCGCAAGTTCTGCCCACCGTGATCAGCCTCCAGGAGCACCGCACCCCGGCGGACGCCGGCCTCACTCCGGGGGACTTGGCGGTGGGGTGTGATGGCAGGCGTATGTACCTGGCAGCCCCCGAGCGCGGTCACCGCGTCGAGGCCGTCGGCATGCACGCGCTGAATCTGCACACCCACACACCGCCGTTGGTACGGTTCCTCACCGAACTGTCCCGCGCCCAGTGCGCGCAGGTCACCGCGTTCGACTGGGGCGTTGCGGCGGCGATGCCGTTCCTTCCACGCCTGCGGTACGGGCGCACGGTGCTGACCCCGGCACGCTGGCGGCTGGAGGCGCCCGAACTGCCCAGCCGCGCACGCCCTCGCGCCGAGTGGGACGCCGCCCTCACCGACTGGCAGGCTCGGCGACGGCTGCCGCGCCGAGTCCACCTCGTCGAGGACGACCGGCGCCTCTTCCTCGACCTCGACGAGGCCGGCCACCGGACGCTACTGCGCCGACACCTCGACCGTACGCGCCTGGCCGTACTCGTTGAGGCTCCCGGACCGGAAGCGTACGGCTGGTGCGGCGGGCGAGCTCACGAGGTCGTGGTCCCCCTCAAAGCGACCCGGCCGCCGGAGTGGCCGCCCCTGCCGATCCCCACCCCGGCCCGTGCCCTCTCTCCGGCACAGATCCAGACGCCCGCCGCTTCCTCAGTGCTTCTGGCCGCGCTGTATGGAGACCCTCGCCGTCAAGACGTCCTGCTCTCACGGCACTTGCCCGGGCTCCTCGATCAACTCGGCAACCCGCCGTGGTGGTTCATCCGCTTCCGCGACCCGGACCAGCACCTTCGGGTACGTATCGCTCTCCCAGGCCCTGACGCCTTCGCCGAGGCGGCCCGTACGGTGAGTGCGTGGGCCGACGAGCTGCGCAGCGTCGGCCTGTTGGCCGATCTGCGGTACCCCACCTCCTACCGGGAGATGGGCCGCTGGGGCTCCGGCGCCGCATGGGAGGCGGCCGAGGCCGTGTTCCGGGCGGACTCGCGCGCAATCCTGGCCCAGCTTGCGCAGCCGCAGCGTCCCGACCAGCGAACGTTGGTGGCGGCCCATACCGTCGCCATCGCCTCCGCGTTCCTAGGCAGCACCGAAGCCGCGATGCGGTGGCTGGTCGACCACGTTCCGCCGAAAGCCCCGATGCGCGTTCCACGTCCGCTGTTCACCGAGGCCGTACGGCTCGCCGACCCCTGCGACGACTGGGCGGCGCTGCGCCACGTCTTCCCGGGCGGAAACATCATCGTGGAGGGATGGGCAGACCGGGATACGGCACTCGCTGCGTACCGGCCACACCTCCCGGGCCCGGACACCCAGGGCATCGCCCTCGACGACGTCCTGACCTCCCTCCTGCACGTCCACTTCGTACGGCACGTCGCCGTGAACTTCCCTGAGGAAGAGGTGTGCCTCTACCTGGCACGTGCAGCCGCCCTGGCGTGGACCGCCCGTACCACCGGGAGGACTTCATGACTGCTCACCGCGGGCTCGGCCTGGTCGATGCCATTGCCTCCCAACTCGCCCACCCCGGCAAGGCGTTCCTCGGGCCTCGGGTGGCGTCCTCGCGTCGACAGCACCTCGCCTACGGCCCTCCCGGCATCGCGCTCCTGCACATCGAGCTGGCCGCAAACGGCCTGGGACCGTGGCAGCGCGCCCACGACTGGCTCGCCGCCGCCTCCCGCGAACCGTTCACCAGCGGCCCCGACAGCCACCCCTTCTACG from Streptomyces sp. NBC_00878 harbors:
- a CDS encoding FxLD family lanthipeptide — encoded protein: MTRSTVVPSRTQARPQTPEASDGFDLDVSLVEIADPAGLVNLTDDNCGTTCGACTTNVA
- a CDS encoding lantibiotic dehydratase, translating into MRAVWANEDAAEALQHSSTVLSAQVRALCKAERPPQRDVRRAGQSVARYLLRAQHRATPFGLFAGVTTTAFGPQARAGWGTEHVAVGRAGAEWLAAVVERLESCPDLLERLPVVLNNTVTSRGDRLVVPFQSEAQDRGTRAVEASLALTEPLRAVLAATRAPMRVGALADKLRAEFPAAEPEKVRRLLGELIRRRVLITSLHAPSTETDALGYLLDQLDAIDAGTLTPVAETVRELRAVRAGLKACSTRGGRDRVAAQMRALVPGLRRHPVALDLRLDAQIVLPDEVAREIERAALILTRLTTRPYGTAAWGEYHQWFYERYGIGTMVPLREVLADSGTGYPDGYPGTPASPPRPRVSARDDALVRLAQAAALDGREEVVLSDELVAALAVGPDEPRVPPHLEVGLRVYAVGLEELQRGEFRLEVVSVSRGAGVSTGRFLSVLAPGDREALAAELADLPVADSDTVPAQLSFPPMLPESAHVTRAPQVLPTVISLQEHRTPADAGLTPGDLAVGCDGRRMYLAAPERGHRVEAVGMHALNLHTHTPPLVRFLTELSRAQCAQVTAFDWGVAAAMPFLPRLRYGRTVLTPARWRLEAPELPSRARPRAEWDAALTDWQARRRLPRRVHLVEDDRRLFLDLDEAGHRTLLRRHLDRTRLAVLVEAPGPEAYGWCGGRAHEVVVPLKATRPPEWPPLPIPTPARALSPAQIQTPAASSVLLAALYGDPRRQDVLLSRHLPGLLDQLGNPPWWFIRFRDPDQHLRVRIALPGPDAFAEAARTVSAWADELRSVGLLADLRYPTSYREMGRWGSGAAWEAAEAVFRADSRAILAQLAQPQRPDQRTLVAAHTVAIASAFLGSTEAAMRWLVDHVPPKAPMRVPRPLFTEAVRLADPCDDWAALRHVFPGGNIIVEGWADRDTALAAYRPHLPGPDTQGIALDDVLTSLLHVHFVRHVAVNFPEEEVCLYLARAAALAWTARTTGRTS